The Amycolatopsis mongoliensis genome includes a window with the following:
- a CDS encoding SDR family oxidoreductase, translating to MSTVAVTGSASGIGAATATRLRDAGHRVIGVDLRSADVPADLAATEGRTAAVEGVLDRCDGVLDGLVACAGLGPHVDDVARIAQVNYFGTVAVIDGLFPALRKGTAAAAVVVSSVASTHLKWEENPLTEAIETGDESLIAEAVAAGGDYRGQFAYAAGKNALTVAVRRRAAEWGAAGVRLNTVAPGSVDTPLLAATAEDPRYGEAIRGFTAPIPRHGRPDEIAALACYLLGPDAGFVHGAQFVVDGGIDALLRPTVF from the coding sequence ATGAGCACCGTCGCCGTCACCGGCAGCGCGTCCGGTATCGGCGCCGCCACCGCCACCCGGCTGCGGGATGCCGGGCACCGGGTCATCGGCGTCGACTTGCGCTCGGCGGACGTGCCCGCCGACCTGGCCGCCACGGAGGGCCGGACCGCGGCCGTCGAGGGCGTACTCGACCGCTGCGACGGCGTGCTCGACGGCCTGGTCGCCTGCGCCGGCCTCGGCCCGCACGTCGACGACGTCGCCCGGATCGCCCAGGTCAACTACTTCGGGACCGTCGCCGTCATCGATGGCCTGTTTCCCGCGCTGCGCAAGGGAACGGCCGCGGCGGCGGTCGTCGTGTCGTCCGTCGCCTCCACGCACCTCAAGTGGGAGGAGAACCCGCTGACCGAGGCGATCGAGACCGGCGACGAGTCGCTGATCGCCGAAGCCGTCGCGGCGGGCGGCGACTACCGCGGCCAGTTCGCTTACGCGGCGGGCAAAAACGCGCTGACCGTGGCCGTGCGCCGGCGCGCGGCCGAGTGGGGCGCGGCCGGGGTGCGCCTCAACACCGTCGCCCCGGGCTCGGTCGACACGCCGCTGCTGGCGGCCACGGCCGAAGACCCGCGCTACGGCGAAGCGATCCGCGGCTTCACGGCCCCGATCCCCCGGCACGGCCGGCCCGACGAGATCGCGGCACTGGCCTGCTACCTGCTCGGCCCGGACGCGGGGTTCGTCCACGGGGCCCAGTTCGTCGTCGACGGGGGCATCGACGCCCTGCTCCGGCCGACCGTGTTCTGA
- a CDS encoding cupin domain-containing protein, with protein MATVNIPANAPHHFRNVAGSPAGVRMLCTCTPAGQDEFFRRVGDEVASMHAPPPPLTDVEVAERRRRAADLAPWYRTEML; from the coding sequence GTGGCCACGGTGAACATCCCCGCCAACGCCCCGCACCACTTCCGCAACGTCGCCGGCTCCCCGGCGGGCGTGCGCATGCTCTGCACGTGCACGCCCGCCGGGCAGGACGAGTTTTTCCGCCGCGTCGGCGACGAAGTCGCGAGCATGCACGCACCGCCCCCGCCCCTCACCGACGTCGAGGTGGCCGAACGCCGACGGCGAGCCGCCGACCTGGCCCCGTGGTACCGGACCGAGATGCTCTGA
- a CDS encoding cupin domain-containing protein produces MRVPDGGGPPPHRHDFEEMFTILEGEIEFTFRGESTPRRPWPR; encoded by the coding sequence GTGCGAGTGCCCGACGGCGGCGGCCCACCGCCGCACCGGCACGACTTCGAGGAGATGTTCACCATTCTCGAAGGCGAGATCGAGTTCACCTTCCGGGGCGAAAGCACACCGCGGCGGCCGTGGCCACGGTGA
- a CDS encoding NADH:flavin oxidoreductase, giving the protein MSAPDVFAPARLGPVELRNRVIKAATFEGRTPDALVTDELIEYHRRPARGGVGMTTLAYCAVSPEGRTDRHQIWMRPEAVPGLRRFTDAIHAEGAAACAQIGHAGPVANAASNRLPALSPTRRFSPLGLRPTRAPTPADLDRIVEAHASAARTALESGFDAVEIHFGHNYLVSAFLSPRLNHRTDAYGGSLANRARLARAIARAVREAVGDRIAITAKLNMDDGVPGGFWLDESIQVAQWLEADGGLDALELTAGSSLLNPMYLFTGDAPVRDFAAAFPQPARLGLRLGGRFFLHEYPYREAYLVDRARQFRAALDLPLILLGGITTVEAMNLAMAEGFAFVAMARALLREPDLLHRMRADADARSLCIHCNRCMPTIYSGTRCVLATEGKPR; this is encoded by the coding sequence GTGAGCGCGCCCGACGTGTTCGCGCCGGCCCGCCTCGGCCCGGTCGAGCTGCGCAACCGCGTCATCAAGGCCGCCACGTTCGAAGGGCGCACGCCGGACGCGCTCGTCACCGACGAGCTCATCGAGTACCACCGGCGGCCGGCCCGCGGCGGCGTCGGGATGACCACGCTGGCCTACTGCGCGGTGTCGCCGGAAGGCCGCACCGATCGCCACCAGATCTGGATGCGTCCCGAAGCCGTCCCCGGGCTGCGCCGCTTCACCGACGCGATCCACGCCGAAGGCGCGGCGGCCTGCGCGCAGATCGGGCACGCCGGGCCGGTGGCGAACGCGGCGTCGAACCGGCTGCCCGCGCTGTCACCGACCCGCCGGTTCAGCCCGCTCGGCCTGCGCCCGACGCGCGCCCCCACCCCCGCCGACCTCGACCGCATCGTCGAAGCCCACGCGAGTGCGGCCCGCACCGCCCTGGAATCCGGGTTCGACGCCGTGGAAATCCACTTCGGACACAACTACCTCGTCAGCGCGTTCCTCAGCCCACGCCTCAACCACCGCACCGACGCCTACGGGGGCAGCCTCGCCAACCGGGCCCGCCTGGCCCGCGCGATCGCCCGCGCGGTGCGCGAGGCCGTCGGCGACCGGATCGCGATCACCGCCAAGCTCAACATGGACGACGGCGTCCCCGGCGGCTTCTGGCTCGACGAAAGCATCCAGGTCGCCCAGTGGCTGGAAGCCGACGGCGGCCTCGACGCCCTGGAACTGACGGCGGGCAGTTCGCTGCTCAACCCGATGTACCTGTTCACCGGCGACGCCCCGGTCCGCGACTTCGCGGCCGCGTTCCCCCAGCCCGCCCGGCTCGGCCTGCGCCTGGGCGGCCGGTTCTTCCTGCACGAGTACCCCTACCGCGAGGCCTACCTGGTCGACCGCGCCCGCCAGTTCCGCGCGGCGCTGGACCTGCCGCTGATCCTGCTCGGCGGCATCACCACGGTCGAGGCCATGAACCTGGCGATGGCGGAGGGCTTCGCGTTCGTCGCGATGGCCCGGGCGTTGCTGCGCGAGCCCGATCTCCTGCACCGCATGCGGGCCGACGCGGACGCGCGGTCGCTGTGCATCCACTGCAACCGCTGCATGCCCACCATCTACTCCGGCACCCGCTGCGTGCTGGCCACCGAAGGGAAACCCCGATGA